One part of the Parabacteroides distasonis ATCC 8503 genome encodes these proteins:
- a CDS encoding Gfo/Idh/MocA family oxidoreductase, protein MKSEEISRRSFLKRALALSAVSAIPSFWTPAHGRVLPTSPLISANDRVNIAFIGIGQRGGEIAKELYNTGLCNVVALCDVDMGAPHTQEIINMFPKAARFQDFRTMFDRMADKIDAVSVGVPDHSHFPITIEAMAHGKHVYVEKPMARTFQEIEIMMRGAKKYGVVTQMGNQGHSEANYFQFKAWKEAGIIKDVTAITAHMNNPRRWHGWNPNIRHMPMGEPVPETMDWDTWIGVAQYHDYNHDYHLGQWRCWYDFGMGVLGDWGAHILDTAHEFLDLGLPTEINPLYLKDHNPFFFPMSSTLLFKFPERGNMPAVDITWYDGLDNIPSVPEGYGVSELDPNIPTVAGGKIQPAKLNPGKEIYSKELTFKGGSHGSTLSIIPDEKAKEMESRLPEVPKSPSNHFANFLLSCMGKEKTRSPFSIAGPLSQVFCLGVLSQRLNRKLVFDRDTKQITNDPEANKMLCGVPPRKGWEQYYTI, encoded by the coding sequence ATGAAATCAGAAGAAATCTCACGCCGCTCGTTCCTTAAGCGAGCGCTAGCCTTATCGGCAGTATCGGCCATCCCGTCGTTCTGGACACCCGCCCACGGACGTGTTCTACCTACTTCCCCGCTAATCAGCGCTAATGACCGGGTAAATATAGCGTTCATCGGCATCGGACAACGAGGGGGCGAGATCGCCAAGGAATTGTATAACACAGGTCTGTGTAACGTGGTAGCTCTCTGCGACGTGGACATGGGAGCCCCTCACACGCAAGAGATTATCAACATGTTCCCGAAAGCGGCCCGTTTTCAGGACTTCCGCACGATGTTCGACCGGATGGCGGACAAGATCGATGCCGTCAGCGTAGGCGTGCCGGATCATTCCCACTTCCCGATCACGATCGAGGCGATGGCGCACGGCAAACATGTATATGTAGAGAAACCGATGGCCCGCACGTTCCAAGAAATAGAGATCATGATGCGTGGAGCGAAGAAATACGGCGTTGTCACCCAAATGGGTAACCAAGGACATTCCGAGGCGAACTATTTCCAATTCAAGGCATGGAAAGAGGCCGGTATTATCAAGGATGTTACCGCCATTACCGCCCATATGAATAATCCGCGTCGCTGGCACGGATGGAACCCGAATATTAGGCATATGCCTATGGGAGAACCGGTTCCCGAGACGATGGATTGGGACACATGGATCGGCGTAGCTCAATATCATGATTACAACCATGACTACCATTTGGGACAATGGCGTTGTTGGTACGACTTTGGAATGGGTGTCTTAGGAGACTGGGGAGCGCACATTTTGGATACGGCACATGAATTCCTAGATTTAGGATTGCCTACAGAAATAAATCCGCTTTATTTGAAAGACCATAACCCGTTCTTCTTCCCGATGTCATCCACCCTTTTGTTTAAATTCCCGGAAAGAGGGAATATGCCGGCCGTGGATATCACTTGGTACGATGGACTGGACAATATCCCCTCTGTCCCGGAAGGTTACGGTGTTTCCGAACTTGACCCGAATATCCCGACCGTAGCCGGCGGCAAGATACAACCGGCGAAGTTGAACCCGGGCAAGGAAATCTACTCGAAAGAATTAACCTTCAAGGGTGGTTCTCATGGAAGTACCTTATCTATCATCCCGGATGAGAAAGCGAAAGAGATGGAATCCCGCTTACCGGAAGTGCCGAAAAGCCCGTCTAACCATTTCGCAAACTTCCTGCTCAGTTGTATGGGTAAGGAGAAAACCCGCTCACCGTTCTCTATCGCCGGCCCATTAAGTCAGGTATTCTGTCTCGGCGTATTAAGCCAGCGCTTGAACCGCAAGCTCGTCTTCGACCGTGACACGAAACAGATCACGAACGATCCGGAGGCGAATAAGATGCTATGTGGAGTACCGCCTCGCAAAGGATGGGAACAATATTATACCATTTAA
- a CDS encoding glycine--tRNA ligase gives MAQEDVFKKLVSHCKEYGFVFPSSEIYDGLGAVYDYGQYGVELKNNIKKYWWDSMTLLHENVVGIDSAIFMHPTIWKASGHVDAFNDPLIDNKDSKKRYRADVLIEDHLGKIEEKINKEVAKAAKKFGDAFDEAKFRETNPRVLEHQAKWNEIHERYSKAMNESNFEDLRQLILDCEIVCPISGTRNWTEVRQFNLMFSTDMGSTADGAMKVYLRPETAQGIFVNFLNVQKTGRMKIPFGIAQIGKAFRNEIVARQFIFRMREFEQMEMQFFVRPGEEIEWFKKWKSTRLKWHQALGLGDEKYRYHDHEKLAHYANAATDIEFEMPFGFKEVEGIHSRTNFDLSQHEKFSGKKIQYFDPELNQSYTPYVIETSIGVDRVFLSIMAGSYCEETLANGESRVVLKLPAALAPIKLAVLPLVKKDGLPEKAEEIINMLRFDFRCQYDEKDSIGKRYRRQDAIGTPYCITVDHDTLKDNCVTIRFRDTMEQERVSIDKLHDIITEKVSMKNLLKKVIE, from the coding sequence ATGGCACAAGAAGATGTATTTAAGAAATTAGTTTCACACTGTAAGGAGTATGGTTTCGTATTTCCCTCCTCAGAGATTTATGACGGTTTGGGAGCGGTATACGATTATGGCCAGTATGGTGTTGAGTTAAAGAATAATATAAAGAAATATTGGTGGGATAGCATGACTTTGCTGCATGAGAATGTAGTGGGTATTGATTCCGCTATTTTTATGCACCCTACTATCTGGAAAGCTTCCGGCCATGTTGACGCTTTTAATGATCCGTTGATCGATAACAAGGACTCGAAGAAACGTTACCGTGCGGACGTTTTGATCGAGGACCATTTGGGCAAGATCGAGGAGAAAATAAATAAGGAAGTGGCGAAAGCCGCAAAGAAATTCGGTGACGCTTTCGATGAGGCTAAATTCCGTGAGACGAATCCTCGTGTATTGGAGCATCAAGCGAAATGGAATGAGATTCATGAGCGTTATAGCAAGGCGATGAACGAGTCTAACTTCGAGGATCTTCGCCAATTGATCTTGGATTGCGAGATCGTTTGCCCGATTTCCGGAACTCGTAACTGGACGGAGGTTCGCCAGTTTAACTTGATGTTCTCTACGGATATGGGTTCTACCGCTGATGGAGCGATGAAGGTTTATCTTCGTCCGGAGACGGCCCAAGGTATTTTCGTGAACTTCTTGAATGTGCAGAAGACAGGCCGTATGAAGATCCCGTTCGGTATCGCCCAGATCGGTAAGGCGTTCCGTAATGAGATCGTGGCTCGCCAGTTTATCTTCCGTATGCGTGAGTTCGAGCAAATGGAGATGCAATTCTTCGTTCGTCCGGGTGAGGAGATCGAGTGGTTTAAGAAATGGAAGTCTACTCGTTTGAAATGGCATCAAGCCCTAGGTTTGGGCGATGAGAAGTATCGCTATCACGATCATGAGAAATTGGCTCACTACGCTAACGCGGCTACGGATATCGAGTTCGAGATGCCATTCGGATTTAAGGAAGTGGAGGGTATACATAGCCGTACGAACTTCGACTTGAGTCAGCATGAGAAGTTTTCCGGTAAAAAGATCCAATATTTCGATCCGGAGTTGAACCAGAGTTACACTCCGTATGTAATCGAGACCTCGATCGGTGTAGACCGTGTGTTCTTGAGCATCATGGCGGGTTCTTACTGCGAGGAGACGTTGGCGAATGGCGAGAGCCGTGTGGTATTGAAGTTGCCCGCAGCCTTGGCTCCGATCAAATTGGCCGTATTGCCATTGGTGAAGAAAGATGGCCTGCCCGAGAAAGCTGAGGAGATTATAAATATGTTGCGTTTCGACTTCCGTTGCCAATACGACGAGAAGGATTCTATTGGTAAGCGTTATCGCCGTCAGGATGCGATCGGTACCCCGTATTGTATTACGGTAGACCATGACACCTTGAAGGATAACTGCGTAACGATCCGTTTCCGTGACACGATGGAGCAAGAGCGCGTAAGCATCGATAAGCTTCACGATATTATCACGGAGAAGGTGAGCATGAAGAATTTATTGAAAAAGGTAATAGAGTAA
- a CDS encoding FKBP-type peptidyl-prolyl cis-trans isomerase: MKKYWHIALMLFCVLMITSCGDDDEALEVDEVWKVQNEEAFQAQMLVPGFEQLSSQSNAGFILYKVLKTGESKEPIYYTSKVECYYKGTFIDGTVFDDKSFEAGAPAELTVSEMVDGFATALQNMHPGDRWEIWIPQQMGYGSAGRSASGSVIIKPYTTLIFDLEVTRIVKE; this comes from the coding sequence ATGAAGAAGTACTGGCATATTGCGTTGATGTTGTTTTGCGTGCTCATGATCACCTCTTGTGGGGATGATGATGAGGCACTAGAGGTGGATGAGGTTTGGAAGGTCCAGAATGAGGAGGCTTTTCAAGCCCAGATGCTGGTTCCGGGTTTCGAGCAATTGAGTTCTCAAAGTAATGCCGGATTTATCCTTTACAAGGTCTTGAAGACAGGAGAGAGTAAGGAGCCGATTTATTATACGAGCAAGGTGGAATGTTATTATAAAGGGACGTTTATTGATGGAACGGTTTTTGATGATAAATCGTTTGAGGCAGGTGCCCCTGCCGAGCTTACTGTTTCTGAGATGGTAGATGGTTTTGCTACAGCGTTACAGAATATGCACCCAGGAGATCGTTGGGAGATTTGGATTCCTCAACAGATGGGATACGGTTCGGCTGGAAGGAGTGCTTCGGGAAGTGTCATAATAAAGCCTTATACGACTTTGATCTTTGATTTGGAAGTTACAAGGATTGTCAAAGAGTAG
- a CDS encoding LytR/AlgR family response regulator transcription factor — MQEHPITTSILHKGLGSLLLLLAIAIQCALLTLYGDLPLSITLVDSLLSIALFAVAGYYLWYVQCTLHIMQARVAFAVLVQIACIAGCSILLQIFGLEDWEEFSITIPFRFLFGLMAWIILSQWYASRERKSEAEPIVRQMEEKTAPPPTTVPEEILDRISVKDGARIHIIPIKEIFYLQACGDYVTLFTTSGQHVKEQTMKYFERSLPSPEFVRIHRSYIVNTEQILRVELFGKETYQVRLKDGTYLRASSAGYKLLKERLSL; from the coding sequence ATGCAAGAACATCCTATTACAACATCCATATTACATAAAGGGCTGGGAAGCCTATTACTACTTTTAGCCATAGCGATCCAATGCGCATTATTAACTCTTTATGGCGATCTTCCGTTGAGCATCACTTTGGTCGATAGCCTACTTTCCATCGCATTGTTCGCCGTAGCGGGATATTATCTTTGGTATGTACAATGTACGTTACATATCATGCAAGCACGAGTGGCTTTCGCCGTACTCGTACAAATCGCTTGCATAGCCGGATGCTCGATCTTGCTACAAATATTCGGATTGGAAGATTGGGAGGAATTCTCGATCACGATTCCTTTTCGATTCCTGTTCGGCCTAATGGCATGGATCATTCTATCCCAATGGTATGCCAGTCGGGAAAGAAAGAGTGAGGCGGAACCTATCGTGAGACAAATGGAGGAAAAGACGGCACCTCCCCCGACTACCGTTCCGGAGGAGATTCTAGATCGTATATCCGTAAAAGACGGGGCACGTATTCATATCATCCCGATAAAAGAGATATTCTATTTGCAAGCATGTGGCGACTATGTGACCTTATTCACCACTTCCGGTCAGCACGTAAAGGAGCAAACCATGAAGTATTTCGAGCGAAGCCTTCCTTCTCCGGAGTTCGTTCGTATACACCGCTCTTATATCGTTAATACGGAACAGATATTGCGAGTAGAACTATTCGGAAAAGAAACCTATCAAGTACGATTAAAGGATGGAACCTATCTTCGTGCCAGTAGCGCTGGCTATAAGCTACTCAAAGAACGTCTTTCCCTTTAG
- a CDS encoding LiaF transmembrane domain-containing protein encodes MDMKDYDIDFKEKRTNGYLIATLFIIVGILFLLRNLGMIDPSLFDLLVSWPMLLVVSGIFTIFHRNPVGGMLLVGVGVYFLFPQLNWITNDFLRVYWPLGLILLGLVIMLKRKDSIRTKKHKRPFNHPPFGHRKPNDEINYETDNGFVSVDTTFNSVRHIVLDPVFKGADIDVSFGNVILDLKKTTLEADETIINIDSSFSGVVIYVPKGWLVRLKVGSFLAGCQDMRELTEATDMTHTLYICGDLSFSGLELRD; translated from the coding sequence ATGGATATGAAAGATTATGACATCGATTTTAAAGAGAAGAGGACAAACGGGTATCTGATCGCTACCTTATTTATCATTGTCGGTATATTATTTTTACTGCGGAATCTAGGAATGATAGATCCATCCTTATTTGACTTGCTTGTATCTTGGCCGATGCTGCTTGTCGTGTCGGGCATCTTTACGATTTTCCACCGTAATCCGGTAGGAGGTATGCTCCTCGTAGGCGTGGGAGTCTATTTCCTTTTCCCGCAGTTAAATTGGATCACGAACGATTTTTTACGTGTATATTGGCCGTTAGGATTAATCCTGTTAGGATTGGTCATCATGCTGAAGCGGAAAGATTCTATCCGCACGAAAAAGCATAAACGTCCCTTTAACCATCCCCCTTTCGGGCACAGAAAGCCTAACGATGAGATCAACTACGAGACAGATAACGGTTTCGTATCGGTTGACACCACTTTCAACTCGGTAAGGCACATCGTACTGGACCCCGTATTCAAGGGGGCGGACATAGACGTATCTTTCGGCAACGTGATTCTTGATCTTAAAAAAACAACATTAGAGGCTGATGAAACCATCATAAACATAGATAGCTCCTTCAGCGGCGTAGTAATATACGTTCCTAAAGGATGGCTGGTTCGTCTAAAGGTTGGTTCTTTCTTGGCTGGATGCCAAGATATGAGGGAACTGACAGAAGCAACCGACATGACGCATACACTATACATATGTGGAGACTTGTCGTTCAGCGGCCTTGAACTAAGAGACTAA